The Candidatus Hydrogenedens sp. genome includes a window with the following:
- a CDS encoding anaerobic ribonucleoside-triphosphate reductase activating protein: protein MKIGGIQPFSLSDYPGCVSAILFTQGCNFRCPFCHNPSLVLPELFQSPIPQEEIMQFLHLRMDKLDGVVITGGEPTIHSDLVVFIEQIKEMGYKVKLDTNGSNPQVVEELLQRNLIDYCALDIKAPWSKYSLLIGVSISVKPIQKTLKILLESGIPCDFRITNVKALLSEDDLKEVEAYLPKTHPLIVQKFVAENAMNPLLSDFSNL, encoded by the coding sequence ATGAAGATTGGAGGTATACAACCCTTTTCTCTATCTGATTATCCAGGGTGTGTGTCCGCTATCCTTTTTACACAAGGGTGTAATTTCCGATGTCCGTTCTGCCATAATCCTTCATTAGTGCTCCCTGAATTATTTCAATCACCAATACCCCAAGAAGAAATCATGCAATTTTTACATTTAAGAATGGACAAATTAGATGGAGTTGTAATTACAGGTGGAGAGCCCACCATACATTCAGATTTGGTGGTGTTTATTGAACAAATAAAAGAGATGGGCTATAAAGTGAAGTTAGATACAAACGGCTCAAATCCGCAGGTTGTTGAAGAACTTCTGCAAAGGAACTTGATAGATTATTGTGCTTTAGATATTAAAGCCCCATGGAGTAAGTATTCATTACTAATAGGCGTCTCCATTTCAGTTAAACCTATTCAAAAGACATTAAAAATCCTGCTTGAAAGTGGCATCCCTTGCGATTTCCGAATTACAAATGTCAAGGCACTCTTAAGTGAGGATGACTTAAAAGAAGTAGAGGCTTATTTGCCAAAAACCCATCCATTGATTGTTCAAAAATTTGTTGCAGAGAACGCTATGAACCCTCTTTTATCCGACTTCTCCAACCTGTAA